The following coding sequences lie in one Heliangelus exortis chromosome 8, bHelExo1.hap1, whole genome shotgun sequence genomic window:
- the ALG14 gene encoding UDP-N-acetylglucosamine transferase subunit ALG14 — MESPLAATFLLLVLLSLLLIPLAVLARRRHSRRTPPLRLLVVVGSGGHTTEILRLLSCLSESYCPRHYVLADSDKMSEAKIRSFEQKRAETFSSSQFTLDRIPRSREVRQSWTTSVVTTLYSILYSLPLIYKLKPDLILCNGPGTCVPVCISAFLLGLLSMKRATIVYVESICRVETLSLSGKILYYFSDYFIVQWPALKEKYPKSVYLGRIV, encoded by the exons ATGGAGTCCCCACTGGCTGCTaccttcctcctcctcgtccttcTTTCCTTACTGCTCATCCCCTTGGCGGTCCTAGCGAGGAGGCGCCACAGCCGGCGGACACCTCCCCTCAGGCTCCTGGTTGTGGTCGGCTCCG gTGGGCACACGACAGAAATCCTGAGGTTACTTAGCTGCCTATCAGAATCCTACTGTCCTAGACATTATGTTCTTGCAGACTCAGATAAGATGAGTGAAGCTAAAATACGTTCTTTTGAACAAAAAAGAGCTGAAACATTCTCCAGTTCCCag TTCACCCTTGATCGCATTCCCAGAAGCCGTGAGGTGAGGCAGTCCTGGACCACCTCTGTGGTAACAACTCTGTACTCCATACTTTACTCCCTTCCTTTAATCTACAAATTGAAACCAGATTTG ATATTGTGCAATGGACCAGGAACATGTGTTCCTGTCTGTatatctgcttttcttcttgggCTTCTAAGTATGAAGAGAGCAACCATTGTGTATGTAGAGAGCATCTGCCGTGTGGAAACTTTATCCCTGTCTGGAAAGATTCTTTACTACTTTTCAGATTACTTCATCGTTCAGTGGCCTGctctaaaggaaaaatatcccAAGTCAGTATATCTTGGTCGAATAGTGTAA